GGCCGCAACAAGTCGGCCACTTCATCAAGCTTGGCGACGTCGTTTTTGGCGTTGGCCTCGAACAGGGTCCGCTCCATGTAGTCGTAGAGTGACTCCAGACGCTCTGCAAGATCGCCGCCTTTCTCGAAATCCAGGAAGCCACGCAGGCCGCTGATGATTTCAATAGCCTTGGAGATCAGCTTGCCTTTGCCCTCGAAGTCCTTCGCCTGCATCCTGGCCTTGGCCATGTTGATGCGCTCAAGGGCTCCGTTGTAGAGAAGCTGGATCAATTTGTGTGGGTCCGCATCGGTGATGCTGGTTTGGGTATTAACGCGCTGATATGCCTGTAAACCATTCATAGGTGGCCTCTTTGTTAACTCTTCATGCAACAATTATCGATTATTGCGATTGTTCTGTGGCGCCAATGCTGCAAGCTGCTGAGTGACATAGTCCCGAGTGCTGTTCAGTTGAGAGATCAGTGAATCCGCAGCTGAAAACTGGCTGACCAGGCGCTCGCGATAAGACTCAATCCGCTCTTCAAGCCGGACCCGACTCTCCTGGATCTGCTCCAGTTCCCGGTTCAGGCTATCAGTCCTGGACTCGAGGGCTCCATCGGCCCCGACGAAACTGGACACCAGGTTGACGGTGCGCTCTGCCACGCCTTCAATAAAGGTTATGGATCCCCGACTACCTGTTGCATTACCAAGAATACGGGCCTGCAGTCCCGAAGCGTCACCATTCCCACTACCCAGGAATAAAACCTGGCCGTCACCTTCTGCTGCCCGGCCGTCAATCGTGCCGGCAACATCCACACCCGCGGTATTGGTAACCGAATCCAGACCAAAGGTGGCAGCGTTTTCCGCAGACGTGAGAGAAACCGCAGACTCACTACCGTACTTTGACGAGGTGAAGCTCAGATTGCCGCTCCCATCAAGCTCAGCCATCACAGACGTGCCGGCAGCATTGAGAGCATTATTGGCGTTAAGCTGGGACTGAATCTCATCCACCAGATCCTGGGCAGTTGTGTAGGTCTGCTGGGTCAACTGCAGGCTTACGGACGTTTCCCCATTGACCAGCAATGTCAGTTCGTCATTGCTGCCATCAATCACAATTCCGTCGGCCAGGGCACTATTGGCGAGAAGATTTCCCTGAGAGGCCGCCTGTGTGACGTTGATGTCATAGCTGCCCGGCTGAGTTGCGGTGCCGCTACGAACAAACTCTACCTGACTGTCAGTCGCACGACCCTGTTCCGCAAACAGTGCGGTAACATCATCCGGATTATTCTTGAGCTGCTCCTCAAACTTCGTCCGGTCAAACTCAAGCCCGCCAGTTTCAAAGTTGGTTGTGATACCAACATCCGCGAGGCTGCGAACACTGGAATTTTCAAGGCCGGGCACAACACGGGTCAATACCTGACGCAACTGGTTCTGGATGCCTCGAATTGTGCCATCTCCGGTGAGCAAACTCCCTCTACCGGATTCTGCGTTAAAACCGGCAAGGCCATCAATCGTTGATTGCAGAGCGTTAAACTTACTGACGAATCCCTGAACCCGATCAGAAACCGCCCCTAAATTCTGCTCCACTTTAATGGTAGATGTGCCGGTCCCCGTAATGTCGAAGGTCAGGCCATCAATGACATTCTCAAAGCTGTTAGTAGAGCGTGTGATCTCTACCCCGTTGATTTTCATTACCGCGTCGGTAGCAGCAATGGTCTGCTGCAGTCCCGCACCAGCATCCATTCCGCTGCTGAAGGCAAAACGGGAGAGACCCTCAGCATCCGTATCAGTGCCGCCCGAATCGCCGGACACCGAAATACTAACGGCATTGGCGGTTCCGGTTTCATCGGCGGAAAGCACCAGCTGGAAACCACTACCCGTATCGATTACTCCTGCGGAAACACCCGCATCAGAGTCATTGATAGCGTTGGCCAGCCCCTGAAGAGTATCGTTGCTGCTATCGATGGTGATATTGGTTATCTTGTCTCCGACATTAAGCGTCAGCGTACCCTGACCCACACTGGTTGAATCACGATCGTCAAACACATCGTTGGAAGCGAGTGCCTGCGCGCTGGCCAGGCTGGTCACGTCCACACTATAGGTGCCCCGGTTAGCCTTCGTACTGTCGACGGACACTCCAATCGCTTCGTTGGACGAGGTCGCAGAAAAGGCCTTCAGGTTATCCGGCGCGCTGAGTTGACGCATGGGCAGGCGCAGTTCGGTTACCGCACTGCGGAGCTTGCCATAGGCAGACAACAGAGCTTCGCTCCGTTGTGTCTGCTGCGTCAGGCGATTTTCTGTCGGTTTGCGCTCGGCAGCAACCAACTGATCCACCAGATCAGAGGTAAGAACCCCGGAACCAACGCCTAATGATGAAATTGACATAACCCTGTCCCCTCAAGGGAGCGAAAATCGCTTCTGTTCAGTTTATCGGCAAAAGGCGGCAAAACTTTGCCTATTTATTCCGCTAGTTTGTAACACTATGTAGCCGAAACCCCCTCCCCAAAACGCAGAACACCGCCGGCCCCTCTCGGGTGCGGCGGTGCTGAAAGTCCGTCATTTACATCAGGCCAGGAGCGGCAAGCTTCTACACCTTGATGTTAAATAACGTCAGCGGTTCATCCTGTTGCAAGTTTTTTGCCAACCTCAATGCAACTTCATCCGGAATCTGCCGAATAACTTCCTGGGTAGACTGATCAACCACTTTTACAATCGTCTGCCCCAGATCGTTATCCACTTCAAACTGCAGATCCCGCTGGACGTTCTGAACAAAATCGTTCAGCTGCGACACCGCGTCATCCAGTTTCTCCCGCTGGGCTTGGTTGCGATTCTCAAGCCGCTCGGCTTTCGAAGGCTGCTCACCCTGATTGGGGGCCTGACTGGAAGACTGCGCACGGTCTGCACGGCCGGCTGATAAAGGTGCAACCTGGGCTGAGGCATTCCTGCCTTCGGCCTGAGATGACGACATTGCCCTTACCGGTGCCTGATCACTGGAACGAACCAGCTTCAGATCCGGGCTGTTCAGGTTAACGTCATTCATAGCTTTACCTCGCTATCCTCAAACGGCGTTATACCGGGGCCCGAAAGCCCCGGCTTTTACCGCTATGCCCCGATTACTGCAGGAGGGACAGAACCTGCTGAGGCCGCGCGTTGGCCTGTGCCAGTACGGAGATACCGGCCTGTTGCAGCACTTGGGCC
Above is a genomic segment from Marinobacter panjinensis containing:
- the fliD gene encoding flagellar filament capping protein FliD, whose protein sequence is MSISSLGVGSGVLTSDLVDQLVAAERKPTENRLTQQTQRSEALLSAYGKLRSAVTELRLPMRQLSAPDNLKAFSATSSNEAIGVSVDSTKANRGTYSVDVTSLASAQALASNDVFDDRDSTSVGQGTLTLNVGDKITNITIDSSNDTLQGLANAINDSDAGVSAGVIDTGSGFQLVLSADETGTANAVSISVSGDSGGTDTDAEGLSRFAFSSGMDAGAGLQQTIAATDAVMKINGVEITRSTNSFENVIDGLTFDITGTGTSTIKVEQNLGAVSDRVQGFVSKFNALQSTIDGLAGFNAESGRGSLLTGDGTIRGIQNQLRQVLTRVVPGLENSSVRSLADVGITTNFETGGLEFDRTKFEEQLKNNPDDVTALFAEQGRATDSQVEFVRSGTATQPGSYDINVTQAASQGNLLANSALADGIVIDGSNDELTLLVNGETSVSLQLTQQTYTTAQDLVDEIQSQLNANNALNAAGTSVMAELDGSGNLSFTSSKYGSESAVSLTSAENAATFGLDSVTNTAGVDVAGTIDGRAAEGDGQVLFLGSGNGDASGLQARILGNATGSRGSITFIEGVAERTVNLVSSFVGADGALESRTDSLNRELEQIQESRVRLEERIESYRERLVSQFSAADSLISQLNSTRDYVTQQLAALAPQNNRNNR
- a CDS encoding flagellar protein FlaG — protein: MNDVNLNSPDLKLVRSSDQAPVRAMSSSQAEGRNASAQVAPLSAGRADRAQSSSQAPNQGEQPSKAERLENRNQAQREKLDDAVSQLNDFVQNVQRDLQFEVDNDLGQTIVKVVDQSTQEVIRQIPDEVALRLAKNLQQDEPLTLFNIKV
- the fliS gene encoding flagellar export chaperone FliS; the encoded protein is MNGLQAYQRVNTQTSITDADPHKLIQLLYNGALERINMAKARMQAKDFEGKGKLISKAIEIISGLRGFLDFEKGGDLAERLESLYDYMERTLFEANAKNDVAKLDEVADLLRPIKDGWDGIREEATSLQQQAV